The nucleotide sequence CTCACTGGCAAAATATTGAAAACGAGCGACAAGTTAaacttgagagagagagagaaaactaAATTGTTTAAAACTAAGTGTTAAACTATGGGTTTGAAACCAGTAAAGATTACAAGAAAATGACTAGTGTGGGCTGATTATTAATAACTCTCTTTGGGTATCATGGTGCTTTAGATGGACATTTCTAGATTAAAGGGATTGAAAAATTACCTCAGTTCCTGAAATGCCCATTGCAAGTCCAATATCTGCCTCATGAAGTGCAGGAGCATCGTTCGTGCCATCACCGGTCACAGCAACGACTTCATTGAACATGTTCCGAAGATGCTTAACTAAGGTATGCTTATCCAATGGTGAAGATCTGGCCATTACCTAGGGCAAGATTAGCATTTTAATCTCAATTAATGCAATTGTATTGGAATATTGACCAGTATGTAGTAAATGTATTAGTACAAAGAAAGCTACCTGAATTTTTGGAATCAATTTGTTCATTTCCTCCAAACTCTTCTCTCGGAATTTCGGACCTTCTATAACTATACCATCATCTGTGAGGATACCACATTCCCTAGCAATCGCTTTAGCTGTATTTATGTTGTCACCAGTGACCATTCTCACAGTAATTCCTGCAGTCCTACAGGTTGCAACTGACTCCTTGACACCCGGACGAACAGGATCCTTAATTCCTACAATTCCAATACATGTGTATCCTTCAAATGGAATTTGCTCCTTAGTAGAGAAGTCACCACCAAGTTCCTTGTAGGCAAGGCACAAAGTCCGCAGGGCTTCACTAGCAAAGCTATCAATGGTACGCTTATGATGATCCATTGCAGCTTCATCGAGTGGCAACACATTACCTGCAGAATCTAAATAGCTAGTGCAAGCAGCCAAAATGATTTCAGAAGCACCTTTGCAGTGTGCACGGTAACATGCCCCAGGAAGTTGGAGAACCACCCCCATTCTCTTCTTTGTGGAATTAAATGGCTCTACTTTGACGATATCACTTTCCTGCCGTAACATTTGAAAATCTCCACCTAGTGATAGACCAAATTGCAGCAATGCAGTCTCTGTAGGTGTCCCCAAGATCTCTAGTTTTCCACCTTGGTCAGTCACAATCTCACCAGCTGTGTTACTGAAAATGGATTGGAGAAGAGTTTTTCGCACATCATCTGGTATATATGAGCTCAAATTAACATCTTTATCAGAAATTAATTCCACAACATTCTTGCAGATGCAGACTTTTACGACAGTCATGCGGTTCGTCGTTAATGTTCCAGTTTTGTCACTGCAAATTGTAGTCGCTGAGCCCATAGTCTCACAAGCGGCAAGGTGGCGGACTAGTGCCTTGtcattcatcatcttcttcattgCAAAAGCAAGGGTCAGAGTCACAGCTAAAGGGAGCCCTTCTGGAACAGCCACCACTATAATAGTGACTGCAATTGCCAAAAACTCCAACATCTGCAGTGCGTCATCACCTGACCATCTCAATAGCAGGCCTTCACTATACTTTCGACTAACAAGTCTTTGAGCTAGCACAGCAAATGTGATAATTGCAAAAAACAACCCTATTTGGCCAATGATATTTGCAACTCCATTCAGTTTGACTTGTAAAGGAGTTTCATCATCTCCTCCTTCGCTAAGGGTGGCAAGAAGCTTACCCCATTGGGTTCTCATGCCAACAGCAGTTACTAGCATTTTACAAGATCCATCTTGGACTTTAGTTCCCGATAGAAGAAAAGGATACTCAGCATTAATGCACACAGGTTCACTCTCACCTGTAAGACTTGATTCATTAATCAGCAAAGAATAACCAGATATAAAGAGCCCATCAGAAGGTACTTGATCTCCGATAGATAAATGTACAATATCACCAGGAACAAGATCATAAATCGAAATTTTCTGTCTGAAACCATCCCGTGTTACTTGTATAGaaatcttctttttctccttatcCAAATCCTTGAACTGTAGTGACTGCCTGTAATCACTAGTAGCAGTTACAAACACAACTAACAGGATGCTTGCAACAATTCCAAGACCATCATGGGCACCCTTTGGCCATCCTTCCATTGTGATCCCCACAATTAGAGAAACAAACGCACACACGGCAAGAATTATCAATGTAGTGTCTTGAAGTGCCTCCCATACAAATACCCAAAAACTTTGAACCATGCTTTCAGTGAACTTATTTATACCGTAAATCTCTTGCCTCCTCTTTAACCTTTCATTAGCAGTAGTAAGTCCATTGCTCAGGGATGTGCTGAGCTTATTGGCAATTCCATCAACGCCGCCATGCATCTTCAACTTCTTGACATCATGACTTTCGACAATAGATCCTAACTCATTGGCACAAATCTGAAAGCCAGCTGCTTTGACTTCTTCGGGTACAACATATCCACTACGTATTGTGATTCCTGATATGTAGTTTGGAATTACTTAAGTcttaataaatacaaaatatcacTCCATCAACCAACTGGCATCATAAGGTAAATGTGGGATGGACTATCAGAGTTTAAAGATACCCTGTATAAATTGAAGTGCAGCTTTTGAAACCAAAACAGCAATGCGCAATTTCTCCTGTCAAACACAACAAATCAATTTAAAGGCTGATGAATGATTTTAGACAAGCCACATGCAGTGACATGTAGCAAAATAGTGAGTGGAGGCTGTTCAGCAAGTACTAGGATGCTGAAATGACATACAAAATGAGAACTTATTTAAAAACAGTTCAGATTTAGTCACGGGGAGGATAATTAAACAGCAATGGGAAGATCGTGATGTCAAGAAAATGAGCAATTACTAAGGAGAAAACACAAGAAGAAATGAAGATTTTCACACATTCAGATGTACTCATCAAGTAATAAAGAAACCAAGTTTAGAAAGTTAACTTATCCTAACTAAACGTATTAAGTAGATCCTAaactttatttgttttttttttaaaaaaaatccacatAAATTTCACTAGAAACATATACATGATACACAATCATGGGCTATCAATGAACAAAAGGAATGAATCTCAAAAGGGAAAGGTTATTCctctagtcattcaccatggcaTGAGCTTTCCATTCTTTCAAACTACTAATATAATAGAGTAAGGTTCAAATATATTTACATAAATTGCTTTCCCCCTAACAGCTCAAACTTTTGGACCAAGTGTTAAGCCTTAACTTTAATATGGTCTCAAATcttgttgggttgcaaggttgcaaataaagtcccacattaaaaacacataggaaagaccatgaatttataagggaaagatatctccactGATATGAGACCTTTTGTGTAGAGCCTAAAAAcaaaatcatgagggtttaggcccaaagtagacaatatcataccattgtggagatatctaaatctcTTTTAGTcttaacaattagtatcagagctcggACTACTAGAAGgtctaaccgccgactgtgcacaagagttatgctCTAATTGAGGCATGTGAGTaaaatattgaccttgaacaaagaaagtggaggctcccgtgtccgaatcaagaggaccagacaccaagcaagaagtcctagttgcgactaggcaaggaagtcctagtaagtcggTGGACCGAGAGGtgagaagacttggtgggtcgaggatcgacgTGGGAAGCCCGTGGTCATTCGTttgaggggagattgttgggttgcaaagttgcaaataaaatctcacattgaaaacgcatggaaaagatcatggatttagtagggaaagatatctccattgatatgaggtcttttgggtagagccaaaaacaaaaccatgaggcttagactcaaagtggacaatatcatgtcattatagagatatctaaatcccttttggtcctaacaaacccTACTTGTGACAAACAAAGAAGAAAAGTATCCCATGGACTCATGTGTTGGGTTTTGGCCAATCAAATAAAGTATATCCATTCAACTATAAAGGGAGAGTATTAAGAACATATTTATATAATAGATTCCTTTCTTAATAACTCAGTCTTTAGGGATAAATGGTTAGTCAATTAATTTGACCACTAACTATGTGAAACAATTGATTTACATAAGCTTCATGACTAAAATGGTGGCCTCAGAGTAAATATTTTTCCATAGATCATTACTAAATTCTAGCATGGAGCAGCAAGTATGACCTATTGTAGATTCCTGATAGTTTTGAGTAGATACAACCAAGTCAAATTTAAATAGACTTTTTTTAGATATTTACTTAAATGGAAATGATGCGGAGGAAAATAAGGGTTCACATGGTGGGTCCTTACCTTGGTCAACATAGACTCCACAAGACGTGTCAACTAGTCATTGGCGTCTCCCGAGGAGTCTTCCCAACTAAGGCCGACTCCCTCAAGGAGTCTTCCCTACAAAGGCCAACTCCTCTAAGTAGTCTTCCCAACAAATGCCGACTCCCTCAAGTAGTCTTCCCTACAAAGGCAGACTCCCCAAGGAGTCTTCTCGACGAATGCCGATTTCTTCAACTCAATCACTCAGCGTAACCGTCTCGAACCCACCGATCTAACACCTCCGGTAGGTCCAAGTAGTGTCCCCTAGAAGGGGTGAATAACTCTGAaaataagttagaaaaatatcTTGCTATTTGCACTAAGAAAGGACACAATATTAGTAAAAACAAATAactaacataaaagaaataaccaaAAAAAGGTAAGAATGctcaaagagttacttggttacaacttagatggttgttaatctaagacaataAAAAACTTACTAAAAAAATTTCTTCATTGAAGGCGAAGTAACCTCTTACAAACATTGATAGCTCAAGAAATTAGCtagaaaatgaatacaagagttgatatcAAATTTTTAGCTCCAAGGGACTTTTTATAGCCTACTGGAAGATGTTACCGTTGTGCTGAcatggcttggaggcgcctcaaatcagctggaggtgcctctggataaaactttatccgaactcTAGCCGTCAACCAACGACTCTGGTCATTGGGAgacactgttggttagtcctaggaaaacgaaccggttccactgtacaaaattttttgtacaagtgtcgaacctttccttaaataatctattgtgttctttagaagttaaattaggaatcgcagacggaacttaacatcattgattccaaatttaacttatctgttcttaatggtttagatttgaatcgcaagcgaaacttaacactattgattcaaatctacctaagttattaatttcataaatattaatttccaaaattggcttccaggactgcatggcgaggcacatggccttcttggatatgggagcaaccaccactgcctaggcaaagccttttaaggaaagctaatatttatttccttaaataactctaggttaaccaaaaggaacaatcgaatcacaaattcgaaaaacaaaacaaaaagaaacacatcttcgaaacaaatccgaaaatctagaatctaatgcctcttgtgtttggaattcatacaaaagaaatacaactagtatgatgcggaaattaattactaattataccttcttttgtaaactttaatgacctcttgatcttctaccgtattcctcttcttatctcggacattgtgtgggcaacgatcttccgagacgagaaccaccaagctccttcttctccaagctagattcggccaccattaattctccatgagaagtaaaggtccggccaccaccaccaagctccaagggatgctagaaacgaagccttctttctctccttcttctcctagctagaaccggccactatggacttcccttaagttgatgccgccgacgataaaggaggaagagaaaagaaggagaagaggagaccctagagccggccacaccaaggaagaaaagagaggaagaaaagaatagagtcgttagccatgaaggcacctctacctcctcttttatatttcttggtcttggcaaataaggaaattttaataaaaactttcttaattcttttgccatgaaaaataaattttaattgatttaaaatcaattcctttttttaatttcaatggccggccacttatttccccaaaacaaggagagttttaattaaaacaaaaattaaaacttcctaatttgtttccagaaatttataaaaaatttctccaataatttttcccttcatggtggattataaaaaggaaattttataaattaaaatctttcttttaaacatatggataattttcaaaaaggaaagttatctctaaaaattaaaatctcttttcaatctacaaataaggaaagatatcaaatcttttcttaatcttttgtagaaactaataaaagagaatatttaatttttaaaactctcttttaaattatgatcatggttaaaaaggaaagttttctcaaaattaaaatctcctttcaatctacaaataaggaaaggtttcaaatcttttcttaatcttttgtagaaagttataaaaggaaagatttaaattttaaactctcttttaaaatcatgatatccacataagaaataattttaataaaaatcctttttaatattctagtggccggccacctaagcttgggacccaagctttggccggccaccaacttggctcatccacttagtcttgggcggccctagcttgggttccaagctagcttggccggccccattaggatgggtaagaaggtgggtatatggtgagtataaatctctaaatacaagaggctacgatagggaccgagaggaggaattgactttggtctcccgatgaaattatgcttcccgtgttcgccccgaacacacaacttaacttcatcaataataattcataccactaaagaattattattgaactaccgcaccaatcccaaattacatttttgggctccttcttattatgagtgtgttaatctccctgtgtttaagatgtcgaatgtccattaattaagtgagttactgacaactcatttaattaatatctcagtccaagagtagtaccactcaaccttatcgtcatgttggactaagtccaccttgacaatctttataagctcctcttggggacattatcatcctagattactaggacacagtttccttctataatcaacaagtcacactataagtaacatcatttcccaacttatcgggcattttgatttatcgaactaaatctcaccctttgataagtcaaagaaataaatattaaatatatgtgcttgttattatattaggattaagagcacacacttccataataactaaggtctagttcttttattaaatcagtataaaaagaacttaccttagatggtcctgctcaatacatttaaagtgtactagtgtaatttattagtcaagataaactaatgcctaattacactacgactattccaatggtttgttcctttccatcttagtcgtgagctactgtttataatttataaagaaccgataacacaatcttctgtgtgtgacaccacacactatgttatctacaatataaattaattgaacatttaCATTTGgtatgtagacacttgaccaatgtgattcttataaatgtttatacaaaacctaggcttttagtatacactccaacagacacCTCGATtgatccagggcgcctccaaggaaGGCACGAGGGTGCCTCTATGCTCCAGCAGGGCGCCTCCTCTATCAGGCGTGAGGGCGCCTCCATGCTCCAGCAGGGCGTCTCCTCCATGAGGTGCGAGGACGCCTCCAGctccttggaggtgcctccatcccGGCAACTGTAGATCCAAAGTCAACTTCGGAGTTCACTTGTCTGAACCCAACTCCACGTAGGTGATGCTCTGGTCATcaggagttgagctcacccgaacacaactccgaccttctcctcgagcaggagtccttccgacttctcatccctcgaacgctcaggcgcatgtccttctcgtccgccggtgtaatCTTCCGtagcttttcatccctcggatgtaccAAGTGGTCGACTCGCTTCTCGTGCCATCTTTCTTGTttgtcgcgtcttccgctcaacttcttgtgtttctaagttccTGCAAACTTACACACAGGACATCAAAACAACACAGAACCTAACataactcaattaatcaaaactaatctagggtacttacaatctctcctttttgatgtgcattaacTCGAGTTAAGATAAGGGTTAAACAAACCAATAAAATGCAATTAAATTGAAATATGGCAtttaaacaaatttaattaaattgaaaaaaaatatatgacaattaaaaataaaacctccccctaaacttaatatcttcttcccctttgatcatagcaaaaaaataaggaaaacatAAGCAGAGttagaaaaaaatctaaaaatatttcTAGGGGTCATACACAAACACTCCAAAATTATGGATTTTTACCGAAATTAATTcgcaaataaattaatttttaagaattaaatctcagatttttcaaaaataattaaaaattattttaagtttcttgaaaaacattgaaatttttttGCCAGGGTTAAAGATAAGTTTTTGGATCAgtataaaaattttcatgaacaaactattttcttttattatcaAAACAAATATTTTGAGACAGAAAtgcatatttttgaaatttaatgttaaaaatattttgagactTCAAAAAATCATGCCAATTTTTTTGAGTATTTAAAATATAATGTTTGtctatagaaaaattaaatttttaaaaaatgagaatttttaattataaaaatataattttgggtaaaaagttcataaaaattaatataatagtaaaaaaatttcgAATTAATTTTTGTCAATCGAAAACAAAAGGTTTTATCACATAAAATTTAAACGTTTcaaaaaacaattttcaaaataattttaattttaaaaaactgattattttaaaatatttataaaaataatataatggttaaaaaattttgaaaatttttcctgTTCacagataatatttttatttttcttagaaaAAAATTAGACAGAAAATAAAAAGACAGTCtacgaaataattaattttgctaAAAATGTTAATAAATCAACATAATTCAAATTTctaacaaacttaaataaattctaacatgtCAAGatggattttggaacccaaaataagttcctacctactggatttaTCAGGTATTTTCTAGGAGCATTGTTTCTAGTAATTTTGTAATTTGGCCCTTATGGTTTCTTAAATACCAATTAAGACCATTATTATAATTCCTAAAATTTGTGGTTCGAAAAATATTAGAACTTGAGCATGCAGAATTCTTTACTTTCAACGTTTATATTTCCtcttttaattttacattttcaattttaattttgttaaaattttctaacaCACATGCATAGTCGTTTTTCGATTTTAAATACTTGATTCAAATTTTACAAAGAGATCTACTTAACATTTGTACAATTTCATATAATTGGTCGGATTTAAGGTTATGTAGCTCACTTACCGTGTCGGAGTCGTAGTTCGTAGCACCCCCTTCAACGTTGCTCTTGAGGCTCAtgtcggatgagcttgcttcatcttcagcttcttgatgacttgtcatAAGTGCAAGTCCGGCGTAGGTCTCAATCTCGAACTCTGATACAACTCGCCCCACGTGGCTTTTAGATTTTTGTGTTTCGTCCATCTTGGCcctttgtctttttctttctccctttTTTTCAGCTTTGGATGAttgtctttgatgtgcccttcttggTAGTTATAGCAACGAACCTTCTTGTCCTTGCTTCGGAGTAGTTTCGTTACTTGTTTcttatcaaaattattagttttaagaaatttactaaattttcttaccatgtagGCTTCTTCGTTTTCGTCGAGTGATAATTCGAACTCTAGCTCGATCTTCTTTGCTTTTAGGGTAATATTGTCATTTGACTTTTCTATGTTTCTAAGACCTACAcatcgagactcgtgaagttcaaaagttgaaaataaattctctaacgtacttacctcgaggtccttggaTATGTAGAATGAGCCCACTCTAGATGTCCATCGGGAGTtctcggaaaagcatttaacgcataccttaAAGAATCCCGACTTGTTATCATTTCTCCTAGGTTTGTGAGTTCGGTGATTAGTTCCTTAATTCTTACGTGTAGATGAGCAATTGACTCTTCCTTTTCCATTTGGAAGTTGCTAAGTTGGTTCCAGAGCATGTCCCATCTTGCGAGTTTAGCCTCCAAGATTCCTTCGTGTaattctaggaacttctcccag is from Zingiber officinale cultivar Zhangliang chromosome 7B, Zo_v1.1, whole genome shotgun sequence and encodes:
- the LOC122005771 gene encoding calcium-transporting ATPase 10, plasma membrane-type-like isoform X1 gives rise to the protein MESYLNDNFGDVKAKNSSEEALRRWRKLCSVVKNPKRRFRFTANLSKRSEVEAMKKTNQEKLRIAVLVSKAALQFIQGITIRSGYVVPEEVKAAGFQICANELGSIVESHDVKKLKMHGGVDGIANKLSTSLSNGLTTANERLKRRQEIYGINKFTESMVQSFWVFVWEALQDTTLIILAVCAFVSLIVGITMEGWPKGAHDGLGIVASILLVVFVTATSDYRQSLQFKDLDKEKKKISIQVTRDGFRQKISIYDLVPGDIVHLSIGDQVPSDGLFISGYSLLINESSLTGESEPVCINAEYPFLLSGTKVQDGSCKMLVTAVGMRTQWGKLLATLSEGGDDETPLQVKLNGVANIIGQIGLFFAIITFAVLAQRLVSRKYSEGLLLRWSGDDALQMLEFLAIAVTIIVVAVPEGLPLAVTLTLAFAMKKMMNDKALVRHLAACETMGSATTICSDKTGTLTTNRMTVVKVCICKNVVELISDKDVNLSSYIPDDVRKTLLQSIFSNTAGEIVTDQGGKLEILGTPTETALLQFGLSLGGDFQMLRQESDIVKVEPFNSTKKRMGVVLQLPGACYRAHCKGASEIILAACTSYLDSAGNVLPLDEAAMDHHKRTIDSFASEALRTLCLAYKELGGDFSTKEQIPFEGYTCIGIVGIKDPVRPGVKESVATCRTAGITVRMVTGDNINTAKAIARECGILTDDGIVIEGPKFREKSLEEMNKLIPKIQVMARSSPLDKHTLVKHLRNMFNEVVAVTGDGTNDAPALHEADIGLAMGISGTEVAKESADVIILDDNFSTIVTVAKWGRSIYVNIQKFVQFQLTVNVVALIVNFSSACWSGNVPLTAVQLLWVNMIMDTLGALALATEPPNDDLMQRAPVGRSGRFISSTMWRNIFGQSMYQFMAIWYLQTQGKTIFGLDGSTSDLTVNTITFNSFVFCQVFNEISSREMEKINVFKGILQNYVLLGVLMTTVVFQFIIIQFLGDFANTTPLTLKQWFATIFIGLLGMPIAALLKLFPTRSI
- the LOC122005771 gene encoding calcium-transporting ATPase 10, plasma membrane-type-like isoform X2 gives rise to the protein MHGGVDGIANKLSTSLSNGLTTANERLKRRQEIYGINKFTESMVQSFWVFVWEALQDTTLIILAVCAFVSLIVGITMEGWPKGAHDGLGIVASILLVVFVTATSDYRQSLQFKDLDKEKKKISIQVTRDGFRQKISIYDLVPGDIVHLSIGDQVPSDGLFISGYSLLINESSLTGESEPVCINAEYPFLLSGTKVQDGSCKMLVTAVGMRTQWGKLLATLSEGGDDETPLQVKLNGVANIIGQIGLFFAIITFAVLAQRLVSRKYSEGLLLRWSGDDALQMLEFLAIAVTIIVVAVPEGLPLAVTLTLAFAMKKMMNDKALVRHLAACETMGSATTICSDKTGTLTTNRMTVVKVCICKNVVELISDKDVNLSSYIPDDVRKTLLQSIFSNTAGEIVTDQGGKLEILGTPTETALLQFGLSLGGDFQMLRQESDIVKVEPFNSTKKRMGVVLQLPGACYRAHCKGASEIILAACTSYLDSAGNVLPLDEAAMDHHKRTIDSFASEALRTLCLAYKELGGDFSTKEQIPFEGYTCIGIVGIKDPVRPGVKESVATCRTAGITVRMVTGDNINTAKAIARECGILTDDGIVIEGPKFREKSLEEMNKLIPKIQVMARSSPLDKHTLVKHLRNMFNEVVAVTGDGTNDAPALHEADIGLAMGISGTEVAKESADVIILDDNFSTIVTVAKWGRSIYVNIQKFVQFQLTVNVVALIVNFSSACWSGNVPLTAVQLLWVNMIMDTLGALALATEPPNDDLMQRAPVGRSGRFISSTMWRNIFGQSMYQFMAIWYLQTQGKTIFGLDGSTSDLTVNTITFNSFVFCQVFNEISSREMEKINVFKGILQNYVLLGVLMTTVVFQFIIIQFLGDFANTTPLTLKQWFATIFIGLLGMPIAALLKLFPTRSI